In Modestobacter versicolor, a single genomic region encodes these proteins:
- a CDS encoding Fpg/Nei family DNA glycosylase, with protein MPEGHTLFRLAREQQAAFAGREVHVTSPQGRFAGQAELLDGRVLDEVTSYGKHLFAFFGPDVVHVHLGLYGKFTSGTGLPPVPRGALRMRWEGPGEDGEGVWTDLRGATACDLITDGEVQLILDRLGPDPLRKRSDPARAFARISRSRVAIGALLMDQAVLAGVGNVYRAEVLFRQRMSPFRPGRGVDAASWEAMWADLVVLMRAGVKAGRIVTTERADRDRRRGPALREDAHYVYRRTGLPCRICGTEVRTEVMVGRNLFWCPTCQAV; from the coding sequence CTGGCCCGCGAGCAGCAGGCCGCGTTCGCCGGCCGCGAGGTGCACGTGACCAGCCCGCAGGGCCGCTTCGCCGGGCAGGCCGAGCTGCTCGACGGCCGGGTGCTCGACGAGGTCACGTCCTACGGCAAGCACCTGTTCGCGTTCTTCGGCCCGGACGTCGTCCACGTGCACCTGGGCCTGTACGGGAAGTTCACCTCCGGTACGGGGCTGCCGCCCGTCCCCCGGGGCGCCCTCCGGATGCGCTGGGAGGGCCCGGGCGAGGACGGCGAGGGCGTGTGGACCGACCTGCGCGGCGCCACCGCCTGCGACCTGATCACCGACGGCGAGGTGCAGCTGATCCTCGACCGGCTGGGCCCCGACCCGCTGCGCAAGCGCTCGGACCCGGCCAGGGCGTTCGCCCGGATCTCCCGCAGCAGGGTCGCGATCGGCGCGCTGCTCATGGACCAGGCCGTGCTCGCCGGGGTCGGCAACGTCTACCGGGCGGAGGTCCTGTTCCGGCAGCGGATGAGCCCGTTCCGCCCCGGCCGGGGGGTCGACGCGGCCAGCTGGGAGGCGATGTGGGCCGACCTCGTCGTCCTGATGCGCGCCGGGGTCAAGGCGGGCCGGATCGTGACCACCGAGCGCGCCGACCGGGACCGCAGGCGTGGCCCGGCGCTCCGGGAGGACGCCCACTACGTCTACCGGCGCACCGGGCTGCCGTGCCGGATCTGCGGCACGGAGGTGCGCACCGAGGTCATGGTCGGCCGCAACCTCTTCTGGTGCCCGACCTGCCAGGCGGTGTGA
- a CDS encoding putative quinol monooxygenase encodes MSILIVATISPKPGRADAVREAITAAIPKVHEEAGCELYALHEDGYGFVMIERWASQDDVKAHGAGETFNQLAEGIKEDLTEPIGVRMLTALPAGDSTKGAL; translated from the coding sequence GTGTCCATCCTGATCGTCGCCACCATCTCGCCCAAGCCTGGCCGGGCCGACGCCGTCCGTGAGGCGATCACCGCGGCCATCCCGAAGGTGCACGAGGAGGCCGGCTGCGAGCTGTACGCGCTGCACGAGGACGGCTACGGGTTCGTGATGATCGAGCGCTGGGCGAGCCAGGACGACGTCAAGGCGCACGGTGCCGGCGAGACGTTCAACCAGCTCGCCGAGGGGATCAAGGAGGACCTGACCGAGCCGATCGGCGTCCGGATGCTCACCGCCCTGCCGGCCGGCGACTCCACCAAGGGCGCCCTCTAG
- a CDS encoding FAD-dependent oxidoreductase — MAEPVVPARRPLRVAVVGAGPAGIYAADALAGQDDVPVAVDLVDRLPTPFGLVRHGIAPDHLKMRALRETLHHTLDHERVRFVGNVEIGTDLSLEELRRHVDAVVYTYGAAGDRKLGIPGEELPGSLAATDVVAWYCGHPDADRARVEQAVVRARDVVVVGVGNVALDVARVLARSPAELHPTEMPQHVLDTLAAAPVERVTVLGRRGPAQASFTTQELRELGHLAAATVLVDPADLAPDPATDALAAEDRHVARNLAALADYAGHEAAPGTVSLRLRFRARPVRLLGTDRVTGVEVERTTVDHEGRAVGTGELDVVPADLVVRSVGYHGHALPGLPLDGGTVPHQAGRVLRDGVPSTGEYVAGWIKRGPTGVVGTNKHDARETVASLLADVASGVLRPGGDDDWVDTLLARGGHPVLLADWRAIDAAEIALGAVHGRARTTLHEREALLAAVRAAAAEVEG, encoded by the coding sequence GTGGCCGAACCCGTGGTGCCCGCCCGCCGCCCGCTGCGGGTCGCCGTGGTCGGCGCAGGGCCGGCGGGCATCTACGCCGCCGACGCCCTCGCGGGGCAGGACGACGTCCCGGTCGCCGTCGACCTGGTCGACCGGCTGCCCACCCCGTTCGGCCTGGTGCGGCACGGCATCGCCCCGGACCACCTCAAGATGCGCGCGCTGCGCGAGACGCTGCACCACACCCTGGACCACGAGCGGGTGCGGTTCGTCGGCAACGTCGAGATCGGCACCGACCTGTCGCTCGAGGAGCTGCGCCGGCACGTCGATGCCGTCGTCTACACCTACGGCGCGGCCGGTGACCGCAAGCTCGGCATCCCCGGCGAGGAGCTGCCCGGCAGCCTGGCCGCCACCGACGTCGTCGCCTGGTACTGCGGGCACCCCGACGCCGACCGGGCACGGGTCGAGCAGGCCGTCGTCCGGGCCCGGGACGTCGTGGTCGTCGGCGTGGGCAACGTCGCGCTGGACGTCGCCCGGGTGCTGGCCCGCTCCCCCGCCGAGCTGCACCCCACCGAGATGCCGCAGCACGTGCTGGACACCCTCGCCGCCGCCCCGGTGGAACGGGTGACCGTGCTGGGCCGTCGCGGCCCCGCGCAGGCCAGCTTCACCACCCAGGAGCTGCGCGAGCTCGGCCACCTCGCCGCGGCCACCGTGCTCGTCGACCCGGCCGACCTGGCACCGGACCCGGCCACCGACGCGCTGGCCGCCGAGGACCGGCACGTCGCCCGCAACCTCGCCGCGCTCGCCGACTACGCCGGGCACGAGGCAGCGCCGGGCACGGTGAGCCTGCGGCTGCGCTTCCGCGCCCGGCCGGTGCGGCTGCTCGGCACCGACCGGGTCACCGGCGTCGAGGTGGAGCGCACGACCGTCGACCACGAGGGCCGGGCGGTCGGCACCGGCGAGCTCGACGTCGTCCCCGCCGACCTGGTGGTGCGCTCGGTCGGCTACCACGGGCACGCGCTGCCCGGGCTGCCGCTGGACGGCGGCACGGTGCCGCACCAGGCCGGCCGGGTGCTCCGGGACGGCGTCCCGAGCACCGGCGAGTACGTCGCCGGCTGGATCAAGCGCGGCCCGACCGGCGTCGTCGGCACCAACAAGCACGACGCCCGGGAGACCGTCGCGTCGCTGCTCGCCGACGTCGCGTCCGGGGTGCTCCGGCCCGGCGGGGACGACGACTGGGTCGACACCCTGCTGGCGCGCGGCGGTCACCCGGTGCTGCTGGCCGACTGGCGGGCCATCGACGCCGCGGAGATCGCGCTGGGCGCCGTGCACGGGCGGGCCCGCACGACGCTGCACGAGCGGGAGGCCCTGCTCGCGGCGGTGCGGGCCGCCGCTGCCGAGGTCGAGGGCTGA
- a CDS encoding PLP-dependent aminotransferase family protein: MSGPVQTSPATTMISFARGAPSTDIVDVEGLKQAAVTAFDTDPAGMTGYGTAVGYVPLRRWIAEKHGVPVEHVLVTNGSMQADAFLFDELATPGAAVITERPTYDRTLLGLRNRGADVHLVTLEEDGIAVEEVAALLEGGLRPTLAHVIPNFQNPAGYTLSLAKRERLLELAREHGFVLFEDDPYVDIRFSGEPLPRMLELDGGAASEHVVYASSFSKTVCPGIRVGYLVGPPALIKKIQVRATNTYIAPNMVAQGTVYAYLQGERFPAALERVKQALAERVGLLDQALRAHLPQATFRRPEGGYFLWVSLPEGEGHDVARITTEAAARGVAIVPGTDFLLEGGENSFRLAYSAVQPGDVDEGVRRLAEAIEAARAQA; this comes from the coding sequence GTGAGCGGCCCCGTGCAGACCTCCCCCGCTACCACGATGATCTCCTTCGCCCGTGGTGCCCCGTCCACCGACATCGTCGACGTCGAGGGCCTCAAGCAGGCCGCCGTCACCGCGTTCGACACCGACCCCGCGGGGATGACCGGGTACGGGACGGCGGTCGGCTACGTGCCGCTGCGCAGGTGGATCGCCGAGAAGCACGGCGTGCCGGTCGAGCACGTGCTGGTCACCAACGGCTCGATGCAGGCCGACGCGTTCCTCTTCGACGAGCTGGCCACCCCCGGCGCCGCCGTCATCACCGAGCGGCCCACCTACGACCGCACCCTGCTCGGCCTGCGCAACCGAGGCGCCGACGTGCACCTGGTGACGCTGGAGGAGGACGGGATCGCCGTCGAGGAGGTGGCCGCCCTGCTCGAGGGCGGGCTGCGCCCGACGCTGGCCCACGTCATCCCCAACTTCCAGAACCCGGCCGGCTACACGCTCTCCCTCGCCAAGCGGGAGCGGCTGCTGGAGCTGGCTCGGGAGCACGGGTTCGTGCTGTTCGAGGACGACCCGTACGTCGACATCCGGTTCAGCGGGGAGCCGCTGCCGCGGATGCTGGAGCTCGACGGCGGGGCGGCCAGCGAGCACGTCGTCTACGCCTCGTCGTTCTCCAAGACCGTGTGCCCGGGCATCCGGGTCGGCTACCTGGTCGGCCCGCCCGCGCTGATCAAGAAGATCCAGGTGCGGGCCACCAACACCTACATCGCGCCGAACATGGTCGCCCAGGGCACCGTCTACGCCTACCTGCAGGGCGAGCGGTTCCCGGCGGCGCTGGAGCGGGTGAAGCAGGCGCTGGCCGAGCGGGTCGGGCTGCTCGACCAGGCGCTGCGCGCGCACCTGCCGCAGGCGACCTTCCGCCGTCCCGAGGGCGGCTACTTCCTGTGGGTGTCGCTGCCCGAGGGCGAGGGCCACGACGTCGCCCGGATCACCACCGAGGCCGCCGCCCGCGGGGTCGCCATCGTGCCGGGCACCGACTTCCTGCTGGAGGGCGGCGAGAACTCCTTCCGGCTCGCCTACTCCGCGGTGCAGCCCGGCGACGTCGACGAGGGCGTGCGCCGGCTGGCCGAGGCCATCGAGGCCGCGCGGGCCCAGGCCTGA
- a CDS encoding maleylpyruvate isomerase family mycothiol-dependent enzyme has product MDTFTEIADERRQLAALLSGLTGEQRATQSLCSAWTVHDVVAHLVLPLEVSTPKFVLAVLACRGDFDRANVRLTGEQARRPFDDLVEVLRRKADSRFTPPGSGPEAPLTDLLVHGLDIRWPLGLARDVPPERLRTSLTHLTTARVSGVVPKGALSGLRFEADDVDWARGSGPTVRGRAEALLLAMTGRTAALGHLSGVGVPVLRGRLA; this is encoded by the coding sequence GTGGACACCTTCACGGAGATCGCCGACGAGCGCCGTCAGCTCGCTGCCCTGCTGTCGGGGCTGACCGGTGAGCAGCGGGCGACGCAGAGCCTGTGCAGCGCGTGGACCGTGCACGACGTGGTCGCGCACCTGGTGCTGCCCCTGGAGGTGAGCACCCCCAAGTTCGTCCTCGCCGTGCTGGCGTGCCGTGGCGACTTCGACCGGGCGAACGTCCGGCTGACCGGCGAGCAGGCGCGCCGCCCCTTCGACGACCTCGTCGAGGTGCTGCGCCGCAAGGCCGACTCGCGGTTCACCCCACCGGGGTCCGGTCCGGAGGCGCCCCTGACCGACCTGCTCGTGCACGGCCTGGACATCCGCTGGCCGCTGGGACTGGCGCGCGACGTCCCCCCGGAACGCCTGCGGACGTCGCTGACCCACCTGACCACCGCGCGGGTGAGCGGCGTGGTGCCCAAGGGCGCGCTGAGCGGGTTGCGCTTCGAGGCGGACGACGTCGACTGGGCTCGCGGCAGCGGTCCCACCGTGCGCGGCAGAGCCGAGGCCCTGCTGCTGGCGATGACCGGCCGCACCGCCGCGCTCGGTCACCTGAGC